Below is a window of Streptomyces genisteinicus DNA.
TACCGGGGGCTGGCCCGCAGCGGGCGGACGATCCCGGGCGGTTCCTGCCCGACGGTCGGCGTGTCCGGGCTCGCCCTCGGCGGCGGGCACGGGGTGGTGTCCCGCGCCTACGGGCTGACCTGCGACTCCATGACGGAGGCGACGATCGTGACCGCCGACGGCACCGTCAGGACCGCGAGCGCCGACGCCGACCGGGACCTCCACTGGGCCCTGCGCGGCGGCGGCACCGCGGGCTTCGGGGTGGTCACCCGGTTCCGTTTCCGCACCCGTCCGGCGCCGCCGACCGTCGCCGCCTACCTGAACTGGCCCTGGTCGAAGGCCGCGGCAGTGCTGACGGCCTGGCAGCGGTGGGGCCCCGGGCTGCCGGACGAGATCTGGTCGTCGGCGACCGTGAACGCGGGGCCCGGCGGCGTTCCCCCGACGCTGTCGGTGATGGCCCTCACCCTCGGCGACGAGGCCGGGCTGCGCGACGCGGTCGACCGGCTCGCGGACGCCGCGGGCTCCTCGGCGTCGTCCGTCGCCCTGCGCCCGCGCTCCTATCTGGACGCGATGCTCGCCGCCGCGGGCTGCCTCGGCCTCGACGAGGAGCAGTGCCGGCTGCCGGGCACCACCCCGGGCCGCGGGCCGGGCGGCACACTGCCGCGCGAGACCTACGCGTCGGCGTCCGACTTCTTCGACCGGGACCTGTCCGGCGGCGGGGTGGGCGCCCTGGTCGCGGCCGCCGAGGCGTTCACCCGTATCCCGGCGGGCCGGGGCGCGGCCGACGGCAGTGTGCTGCTGACCGCGCTCGGCGGCGCGGTGAACCGTGTCGACCCGCTGGCGACGTCCTTCGTGCACCGCCGCTCACGGGTCCTGGCCCAGTACATAGGGGCCTGGCGGCCCGGCACCCCGGGCACCGAGGCCCTGGCCTGGCTCCGGGACACCCGTTCGGCGATGCGGCGGTACGCCACCGGCGCGGCGTACCAGAACTACGCGGACCCACAGCTCACCGACTGGCGCCGGGCCTACTACGGCCCGGCGGCCGACCGTCTCGCCCGCCTCAGGCGCCGCTACGACCCGGACGGGGTCTTCGACCACCCGCAGGCGGTCTGACCTGCGGGTCCGTCCGACGGGCGGGTGCGTCCGACCGGCGGCCGCGTCACGAGGAGAGCGACCGCCCGGGCGGGCGTCCCGCCGGAGCTACGCGGCCAGGCCGTTGGCGTCCGGGCCGGTGTCCTCGGTCCGGGGGTCGGGGATGTCCAGCGGCTCCACCCGCCGTGCGCTGCCCGCGCGGCGGGAGCGCACCAGCCGGCCCAGCACACGGGAGCCGGCCACCGCCGACACCACCGGGGTGAGCAGCGCCAGCGCGAGCGGGGCGAGCAGCAGGGCCACGGCGGTGCCGAGGGCGAAGCCGCCGATCACGTCGGTCGGGTAGTGCACGCCCATGTAGACGCGGCAGAAGCCCTCGGCGAAGGCGAGACCCAGCGCCGCCATGCCGAAGCGGCGGTGGGCGACGAAGAGCGCGGCGGCGATGGCCATCGCCATCGTGGAGTGGTCGCTGACGAAGGAGAAGTCGGTCTTGCCCTGGACCAGGACCTCCAGGCCCTCGTGGTCGTTGAAGGGCCGGGGGCGTTCGACGAAGCCGCGGATGGGGATGTTGATCAGCAGCGCGATGCCCGCGGCCAGGGGAGCCCAGACCAGGCTCGCCACGGCCACGACCGAGTCCTCCGCGGTACCGCGGCGGCGGACGCTCCACCAGCACCAGAGCGCCACCAGGACGAGCGCCAGCATGATCCCGTACTCGCCGACGAACTCCATGGTCCGGTCGAACCAGCCGGGTGCGTCCTTCGCCAGGCCGTTGATGTCGTAGAGCAGGCTGACGTCGGGATTCATCGAATCCCTCGACTCCGTCAGGGGGAACCCGATTGCGAGTCCAGCCATCTGCCGCGGCCCCTTGCCTTGTTGCCTGCCGGCGCGCGTCCTGCGCGCCGCTCTCCCAACCCCCGTGGTCGGTCGGGTGTGTGCTGCATGGTCAGTGCGGCGGCCTCCCTGACCAGGGAACGACACGGACCCCGGCCTCGTTCCACCCTCCACCGAACGATCACCATGACGTTATCGAAGAGTGACACGTCGTCGCAGCTCAGGACCCTGCCGCCAGGGGCGCTTTCCAGCCACTCGGATGGGCCACGGCGTCCGGCTCAGGTCCCGGGGAGCGCGGTCGGCAGAGCCGCCGCGCCGTCCTTGGTCACCCGGGTCGCGCCGAAGTAGTCCGGGGTGTCGATCTTGTCGAAGCGGATCACCGCACCGGTGTACGGGGCGTTGATCATATAGCCGCCGCCGACGTAGAGGCCGACGTGGCGGATCGCCCGGGAGTTCGTCAGGTCGTCGGAGAAGAACACCAGGTCCCCGGGGAGCAGTTCGTCGCGCGAGGGATGCGGACCCGCGTTGTACTGGTCGTTGGCGACCCGCGGCAGCTCGATGTCGACCGTGCGGTACGCGGCCTGGGTGAGACCGGAGCAGTCGAACCTGCCGCCCTGCTCGGGCGT
It encodes the following:
- a CDS encoding FAD-dependent oxidoreductase produces the protein MDRRTLLTTALALTTSATAAACTGGGPSGAGGTDGAPPSPGRPASRTPASRTPGGGAGDWAALARGLDGQLVLPGDADWASARQLYNTRFDGLRPAAVAYVAGEDDVRECLAYARAHGVPVSVRNGGHSYGGWSSGTGRLVVDVSSLDEVRADGTVGAGAKLSGVYRGLARSGRTIPGGSCPTVGVSGLALGGGHGVVSRAYGLTCDSMTEATIVTADGTVRTASADADRDLHWALRGGGTAGFGVVTRFRFRTRPAPPTVAAYLNWPWSKAAAVLTAWQRWGPGLPDEIWSSATVNAGPGGVPPTLSVMALTLGDEAGLRDAVDRLADAAGSSASSVALRPRSYLDAMLAAAGCLGLDEEQCRLPGTTPGRGPGGTLPRETYASASDFFDRDLSGGGVGALVAAAEAFTRIPAGRGAADGSVLLTALGGAVNRVDPLATSFVHRRSRVLAQYIGAWRPGTPGTEALAWLRDTRSAMRRYATGAAYQNYADPQLTDWRRAYYGPAADRLARLRRRYDPDGVFDHPQAV
- a CDS encoding phosphatase PAP2 family protein, with the translated sequence MAGLAIGFPLTESRDSMNPDVSLLYDINGLAKDAPGWFDRTMEFVGEYGIMLALVLVALWCWWSVRRRGTAEDSVVAVASLVWAPLAAGIALLINIPIRGFVERPRPFNDHEGLEVLVQGKTDFSFVSDHSTMAMAIAAALFVAHRRFGMAALGLAFAEGFCRVYMGVHYPTDVIGGFALGTAVALLLAPLALALLTPVVSAVAGSRVLGRLVRSRRAGSARRVEPLDIPDPRTEDTGPDANGLAA